GAGGTCGGCGCGACGGCCTTCGTGACCCCGGCCGAGCTCGCCGAGCGCCACGCGCGCGACACCTTCTCGGCTTGGTTCATGACGGTCCTGGACGCGGCCCGCCCGGCGGTCCGGGAACTGACCGGCCCGGGCGTCGGCTGGTAGCAGGGCGCTAGAGCACAGGCATCGAAGCGAGCGGCAGGGCGGCCCAGATCACCTTGCCGCCGTTCGCCGTGTGTTCGACGTCGCAGACGCCGCCCGCCTCGCGCGTGACCTCCCGCACCAGCAGCAGCCCGCGGCCACCGGTCTGTCCGTGGTCGGCCTCCAGGGCGGTCGGCCGGTAGGGGTGGTTGTCCTCGACGGACACCCGCACCCACTCGGCGCCGACGGCGACCTCCACGGCGAGCATCGGCGACAGCAGGGCCGCGTGCCGCACCGCGTTGGTGACTAGCTCGGAGACGATCAGCAGGAGCCCCTGCACGAGATCGTCCGAGACCGGTACTCCCTGCCGCAGCAGCAGGTCCCGTACGGCGTGCCGCGCCTGCGGGACCGAGGCGTCCACGGCGGGGGCGGTGAACCGCCAGACGCCCTCGTAAGGCAGCGGGTCCGGGTCCGTGCCGCCTGGTGGACGTGGGCCTGACCCACGCCCGCGGTTCTCCATCGTCCGGTCGCCACCCTCGCGCTCGATTGTCACCACACGACGAGTGTTGGTAACGCGTCGCTCCGCTCCGGATGACTGAACAGAAGTCAGCGAATATCGAGCGTTTGTGATCACCGGCGGCGGCCACCGTCCCGTGCAGGACCGTTTCTGTCCGGGTGGTGCCGCGTTCGCGAACTATTCGGGTTGTACGGGTTTGGTGGGCGCCTCGCCCGATTCGCTCCGTGTGTCGTCCTCGGCGGCGAGCCGGTCGGAGACCATGCCGACGATGCGCCGGCCGCCGTAGCCGGTGGCGATCAGACCGAGGCCGTCGAAGAGCAGCGCGAGCGAGAAGAAGCAGCCGATGACGTACTTGCTGCTGCTCGGCCAGGAGGCCAGCACGAGGATGCCGAGGAGCAGACCGAAGGCGCCCTGCACCAGCGTCCAGCCGAACTGCGGCCCCCGCACCACCAGGCTGCCGGCCAGCCGGAACACCCCACCGGTGAGGAAGAGCAGCGCGGCGAACATGGTCAGCGCCGCGGCCGCGGCCTCGGGCCGGCTGATGACGACCACGCCGGCCGCGATGTTCAGGGCGGCGACGACCACGCCGAGCCAGAAGAAGTTGGTGCCGCGCGCCTGGATCGCGTGCAGCAGGCCCACGACGCCGCCGATGAGCAGCAGCCAGCCGAACAGGATCATCGAGGTGAGCGTGGCCACCCCGGTGTAGATCAGCCCCACGAGTCCCGCGAGGACCAGGATCACGCCGAGTGCGGCCAGCCAGCCGAAGCCCCGGCTCAGCTTCGCGGTCTCGTCCGTGCGCCTGCCGGCGTTGCCCTTGCCGTCCCTGGCCATCGGCACCTCCTCGCGCGGGAGCCCCTCCCCGATCGTACGGTCGGCGGGTCCGGTTAGCATCCGGCCATGGAGCCCCAGTTGCAGCACGGCGTGACCGACTCGGTCGCCACCGTCGTCATCCACCACCCGGCCAAGCGCAACGCCATGACGGCCGCGATGTGGCGGTCGCTGCCGCCGCTGCTCGACACGCTGGCCGCCGATCCGGACGTACGGGCGCTGGTGCTGACCGGCGAGGGCGGCACGTTCTGCGCCGGAGCCGACATCTCCACGCTGCGCGGGTCACCGGAGGAGGCGCAGGGCCTTGCGGTCGCCGCCGAGGAGGCGCTCGCCGCTTTCCCGAAGCCGACGGTGGCCGCGATCCGGGGGCACTGCGTGGGCGGCGGCTCCCAGCTCGCGGCGGCCTGCGATCTGCGGTTCGCGGAGCAGGGCTCTCTGTTCGGGGTGACACCGGCGAAGCTGGGGATCGTGTATCCGGCGTCCTCCACACGGCGGTTGGTGGCGCTGGTGGGGCCGTCCGCCGCCAAGTACCTGCTGTTCTCGGGCGAGTTGATCGACGCGGAGCGGGCGCTGCGCACCGGCCTCGTGGACGAGGTGCTGCCGGAGGGCGAACTGGACAAGCGGGTCGCCGAGTTCACCCGGATCCTGGTGTCCCGCTCGCAGTTGACGCAGGCGGCGGCGAAGGAGTTCGCGGGCGGGCTGACGGACCGGGACGGTCACTGGACCGAGCAGGCGCGCGGCAGCGGCGACACCGCGGAGGGCGTCGCCGCGTTCCTGGAGCGCAGGCAGCCGCGCTTCACCTGGACCACGTCCGGTTGAGCCCCGCGTCAGGACGGGACCTACGTCAGGAGGAAGCGGCTCCTGGTGCGGAACTCCTCGACGAGGTGGGCCGGGGCCTTCTCCGGTGAGCCGGCGTCGTAGGGCGGCTGCGGGTCGTACTCGGTCAACAGCTGTACGGCCTGGGCGTGTTCGTCGCCGGCGAGCCGGCCGAGCAGGGTGAGCCCCATGTCGATGCCGGAGGAGACGCCGGCCGCGGTGACGTACTTGCCGTCGAAGACGACCCGCTCCCCGGTCGGCTCGGCGCCGAACTGCTTCAGGAAGTCCAGGGCCAGCCAGTGGGAGGTCGCGCGCCGGCCCTCCAGCAATCCGGCGGCGGCCAGCAGCAGGGACCCGGTGCACACGGACGTCGTCCAGGTGCTGGTGGCGTCGGCGGCGCGGAGCCAGTCGAGCAGCACCGGGTTCTCCATCTGCGGGGTCTGCCCGGGCCCTCCGGGCACGACGACGATGTCCGGGTTCGGCACCTCGGCGAGGGTCTTGTCGGCGGTGATGGCGAGGTTCCCGGTGTCGGTGCGGTGCGGGCCGGTGCGCTCGGCGACGAAGACGGTCTCCGCGTCGGGGAGGCGGCCGAGGGTCTCGTAGGGTCCGACCGCGTCGAGGGCGGTGAAGCGGTCGAAGAGGAGGATGGCGATCTGCACGGTCGGTGTGGTCCCTTCAGTGGGCCGGTACCGGGTGGAACCGGCGGCGGTACTCGGCCGGTGAGGCGCCGAGTGTTCTGACGAAGGCGCGGCGCATGGCCTCGGGGGTGCCGTAGCCGCTGGCCCGGGAGATCTCCTCGACGCCGTCGGTGGAGTCCTCCAGCAGGCGCCGGGCGTGTTCGAGACGGACCCGGTCGACATAGCGGCCGGGGGTCGTGCCGGTCTCGGCCTGGAAGGCGCGGGCGAAGTGGCGCGGGGAGAGCCGGGCGCGGGCGGCGAGGGACTCGACGGTGAGGTCGGCGCCCGGGTGCTCGCTGATCCACCGCTGGACCTCGCGCAGCGGCTCGCGCCGCGCCGTCTGCACAGCCAACTGGGCGCTGAACTGGGCCTGGTTGCCGGGCCTGCGGAGGAAGACGACCAGATAGCGGGCGATCGTCAGCGCCACGTCCCGGTCCAGGTCCTCCTCGACCAGTGCGAGGGCGAGGTCGATGCCCGAGGTGACGCCGGCGGAGGTGGCGACGCTGCCGTCCCGGATGTAGATCGGGTCGGGCTCGACGTCGACGGCGGGGTGATCGCGGGCGAGCGTGTCGCTGTACGCCCAGTGGGTCGTGACGCGGTGGCCGTCCAGGAGGCCCGCCTCGGCGAGCAGGATCGCCCCGGTGCACACCGAGACCAGCCGCTCGGCCCGCGGCCCGTTCGCGCGCAGCCAGTCGGTCAGGAGCGGGTCGGGGCGGCGGGTCCCCTGCCCGCCCGGGACGAGCAGGGTGTGCGGGGCGGGCGCGTCGGGCAGGGCCAGATCCGGTACGACGGTCAGGCCGCTGGAGGTGCGCACGGGGGCGCCGTCCAGGGAGGCGGTACGGATGCGGTAGGTGCCCGGCGTGTGCGTCTCGGCCCCGGCGAACACCTCCAGGGGGCCGGTGACATCGAGGCTCTGCACGTCGTCGAA
This DNA window, taken from Streptomyces sp. NBC_00663, encodes the following:
- a CDS encoding GlxA family transcriptional regulator: MTQRTVLVVLFDDVQSLDVTGPLEVFAGAETHTPGTYRIRTASLDGAPVRTSSGLTVVPDLALPDAPAPHTLLVPGGQGTRRPDPLLTDWLRANGPRAERLVSVCTGAILLAEAGLLDGHRVTTHWAYSDTLARDHPAVDVEPDPIYIRDGSVATSAGVTSGIDLALALVEEDLDRDVALTIARYLVVFLRRPGNQAQFSAQLAVQTARREPLREVQRWISEHPGADLTVESLAARARLSPRHFARAFQAETGTTPGRYVDRVRLEHARRLLEDSTDGVEEISRASGYGTPEAMRRAFVRTLGASPAEYRRRFHPVPAH
- a CDS encoding ATP-binding protein; protein product: MENRGRGSGPRPPGGTDPDPLPYEGVWRFTAPAVDASVPQARHAVRDLLLRQGVPVSDDLVQGLLLIVSELVTNAVRHAALLSPMLAVEVAVGAEWVRVSVEDNHPYRPTALEADHGQTGGRGLLLVREVTREAGGVCDVEHTANGGKVIWAALPLASMPVL
- a CDS encoding DJ-1/PfpI family protein is translated as MQIAILLFDRFTALDAVGPYETLGRLPDAETVFVAERTGPHRTDTGNLAITADKTLAEVPNPDIVVVPGGPGQTPQMENPVLLDWLRAADATSTWTTSVCTGSLLLAAAGLLEGRRATSHWLALDFLKQFGAEPTGERVVFDGKYVTAAGVSSGIDMGLTLLGRLAGDEHAQAVQLLTEYDPQPPYDAGSPEKAPAHLVEEFRTRSRFLLT
- a CDS encoding HdeD family acid-resistance protein → MARDGKGNAGRRTDETAKLSRGFGWLAALGVILVLAGLVGLIYTGVATLTSMILFGWLLLIGGVVGLLHAIQARGTNFFWLGVVVAALNIAAGVVVISRPEAAAAALTMFAALLFLTGGVFRLAGSLVVRGPQFGWTLVQGAFGLLLGILVLASWPSSSKYVIGCFFSLALLFDGLGLIATGYGGRRIVGMVSDRLAAEDDTRSESGEAPTKPVQPE
- a CDS encoding enoyl-CoA hydratase/isomerase family protein; amino-acid sequence: MEPQLQHGVTDSVATVVIHHPAKRNAMTAAMWRSLPPLLDTLAADPDVRALVLTGEGGTFCAGADISTLRGSPEEAQGLAVAAEEALAAFPKPTVAAIRGHCVGGGSQLAAACDLRFAEQGSLFGVTPAKLGIVYPASSTRRLVALVGPSAAKYLLFSGELIDAERALRTGLVDEVLPEGELDKRVAEFTRILVSRSQLTQAAAKEFAGGLTDRDGHWTEQARGSGDTAEGVAAFLERRQPRFTWTTSG